A stretch of DNA from Serinibacter arcticus:
CCGGTTCGGGCCCTACCCGCTGTCGAAGTACGACGTCGTCATCACGCCGGACGAGCTCGAGATCCCGATCGAGGCGCAGGGGATGGCCACGTTCGGCAGCAACCACGCCGACGGCGAGAAGGGCTCGGAGCGGCTCGTCGCGCACGAGCTCGCGCACCAGTGGTTCGGCAACAGCGTCGGCCTGGCGTCCTGGCAGCACATCTGGCTCAACGAGGGCTTCGCCTGCTACTCGGAGTGGCTGTGGTCGGAGGAGTCCGGCGGGCCGGCCGCGGACGTGCTCGCGCGGCAGTACCACGCGCGGCTGACGCTGCAGCCGCAGGACATCGTGCTCGGCGACCCCGGGCCCGACCTCATGTTCGACGACCGCATCTACAAGCGCGGCGCCCTGCTCGTGCACGCGCTGCGCCTCACGCTCGGCGACGAGGCGTTCTTCGACGTCGTGCGCGGGTGGACCGAGCTGAAGCGGCACGGCGTCGCGACGACGGAGGAGTTCGTGCAGCACGCGTCCGACCGGTCGGGGCGCGACCTGGGTGGGCTGTTCGACGCGTGGCTGGTGCGGACGGCGCTTCCGGCGCTGCCCCTGCCCTGAGGGGGCCGGTGAGGGCGGCGGCCTAGCGAGCCTGGCGGCGGCCCACCGCGATCGCGACGGCGAAGCCCGGGACCTCGAGCGACGTCACCTCGTAGCGGTGGGGGAGCGCGGCGACGGCCGCCGCGAGCGCGGCCGGGTCGGTCTCGCCGCGGTTGCGGGCGATGCCGCGGCCGTCCGCCTTCAGGGTCGCCTCGTAGCGGGTCCAGGCGCGGGTGCGGGCGTGAGGGTCGGCGGTGGCATCGGCGTCGCGGTCCGGTGCGACCAGGGGCTCGACGTCGACGCCCAGCGCGCGCACCGCCGTCGTCGGGGCGAGGGCCGCGACCGCCAGGCCGCCCGCGTGCGCGAGGCTCGCGACGACGGGGTGCCCGACGACGACGGGGCGCCCGTGCGGGCCGCCGCACACCTCGCAGCGGGCGTCGATCTCGATGTGGGCGGGGTCGCCGTCGTTCGCGGGCCGGCCCGCCCGGCTCGCGCGGACCAGCCGGCGCAGCAGGTGGCGCCCGAGCAGCAGCTCGTCAGCCCGGGCGTCGCCCAGCCCCTCGAGACGCGCGCGCTCGGCGTCGCCCAGCTCCGCGAACGCGGCGCGATGGACGCCGTCGAGCGCCGCCACGGGCGCGAGGGCGAGCGAGACGTCGCCGACGCTGCGGAGCTGGATCACCCGACCACGGTAGCGACCCCGGTCGCAACGCCGGACGGGAATGTCGCCCCGCGACGGCGGGAGTTGCGGCACGACCCCGTCGCGGAAATGCCCCGAAGAGAATCGGCGGGCGCCGCCGCGGTCGAAATACGGACGCCGTGATCGTTGCTGCTGCGAGGTTTCCGGCATTAACGGCACACCGCCGTGCGGAAAACAATGCAAGGTGAGGCGTCCCTGAATGCGCGTGAGGCAAGCCTTGGTAAGCATTGCCTGAATTGTCAGGAAATGTGGCGCCATTGTCATTCCCGGCGTATTGTCGATGCATCAACCCGTCCTGAGGAGGATCCCGTGTCAGCTCTCGTCGAGATGCCCCACGTCGCCGACTGCGCCGTGACCGACTGCTCCTACAACCACGACGGCTGCCACGCGTTCGCCGTCACCATCGACGACGACGTCGACTGCGCGACCTTCATCGACATCGGTACGCGCGGCGGCCTCGACCGCGTCGTCGCCCAGGTCGGTGCCTGCCAGCGCACGTCCTGCCAGTTCAACACCAACCTCGAGTGCGGGGCCGACGCCGTGCGCATCGGACCGGGCGGGTCCGGCACCGCGAACTGCCTGACCTTCGTCGAGGGCTGAGGCTCCCGCGACAGTCGTTCCCGAAGCGCCCGGTGGCACCAGCTGCCGGGCGCTTCGTGCTGTCCGCGTGCAGGAGGCCCTCGTCGGTGGTGCGCAACCCCCTCGCCAGTGGTGCGGAAACCCCTCGTCGGTGGTGCAGAAGGCCCTCGTCGGTGGTGCGGAAGCCCCTCGCCGGCGGAAGGGTCTCGGATGGTGAGACGGTGGCGGGGGTGGGTGACTCGGGCTCGCGGGCGCTCCTAGAGTCGTCCCGTCAGCAGCACCCACGAGCACCCCAGCGGAAGGAGTCGGCCATGACCCGCACGTCGCAGCACGCGCAGCAGCCGCACCTCCTCGCCGCCCGCGGTTGTCGGTCGACCTGTATGCACAGGCCCGACTCCGCCGTCGCGAACTGACGAGCGTCGCGCGAGTCGGGCTTCCCGCCCCCGACCGACTCTGATCCGGAGCTCACCGTGACCACCACCCTCCTCGTTCGCCCCGCCCGTCCCCTCGGCACCGTCGCCCTCAGCCGTGACCTCGACCGCCGCCCCCGTCCTCGTGCGACGACGGCGCAGCCTGCGGCCGAGACCCCGCACCCGGCGCCCACCCCGACCCGGACCGCCTCCCTCGAGCTCGCCGCCGACCTCCCGTTCCACGTGCTGGTCGCGGCGGCCCAGGACGCCGAGCGCGCCGGCCGCGACGTCCTGTGGCTCACCGGCGGCGGTGCGGCCGCCGTCGCCTCCCGCCTCCTGCGCCTGACCCGCACGCTCGCGATCGGCGCCGAGCTCGACCTCTCCCGCGGCGCCGAGGCGGCCGCCCTCGACGCCGTCGCCCTCACGCGCATCGGCGACGCCCGCGCCCACGTCCTCGTCAGGGACGCCCGTCAGCTGCCCGCCCTGGCCCGCGAGCTCGGGCTGCGCCCCCGCGCCCGTGCGACACGCTTCGGCGGCGACGCCTTCGCGGCCACCCTGCCGCCCGCGGAGAGCCAGGACGTGCGGATCACGGCCGTCGTCGACTACGACGGCGACCTCGTCACCGTCCTCCCGCTCGTCCGGGCGATCCTCGTCGTGGCCCCGAGCGGTGTGGACGCCCACGCGCTGGTGCGTCGCGCCCGCGCCGCCGGGGCGGGCTGGCCCGACGTCGTCGTCCACGTCGCCGTCCCCGCCGACCAGCGCCCCGCCGGCTGGCCGCACGCCGACGGTCTCGTGCTCGGGCCGCCGGCCGAGCGCCGCGCCGCCTGACCCGCGCCCAGCAGTACCCGCCCGCGCCGAGGCCGGGCAGGATGGCCCCATGACTGCAGACGAGAACCTCCGCTGGGGCATCCTCGGACCGGGACGCATCGCCGGAGGAGTCGCCCGCGACTTCGGCAACGTCGCGCACGGCGAGATCGTCGCCGTCGGCTCGCGGGACCTCGACCGGGCCTCCGCGTTCGCCGCCGAGCACGCCCCGGCCGCCCGCTCCCACGGCTCCTACGCCGAGCTCCTCGAGGACCCCGACGTCGAGGCGGTCTACATCGCGACGCCGCACTCCCAGCACGCGGTGCAGGCCTCCGCGGCGATCGCCGCGGGCAAGGCGGTCCTCGTGGAGAAGAGCTTCACCGCCACCTACGCCGGCGCCGAGCGCGTCGTCAACGAGGCCCGCGAGGCCGGCGTGTTCGCGATGGAGGCGATGTGGACGAGGTTCGTCCCCGCCGTCGTGCGTGTCCGTGAGCTGCTCGCCGACGGCGCGATCGGCGAGGTCCGCGCCGTCACCGCCGACCTGGGGGTGCGCCGCGAGTTCGCCCCCGAGGACCGCCTGTTCAGCCTCGCCCTCGGCGGCGGCACGCTGCTCGATCTCGGCGTCTACGTGGTCTCGTTCGCCCAGATGGTGCTCGGGCACCCGCGCTCCGTGACGGCCCACGGCTCCCGCCTGCCCACCGGCGTCGACGCCGAGGCCGGCCTGCTCGTGGACTTCGGCGACGGTCGCACGGCCACGCTGCAGACGTCGTTCCGCGCGCCGACGCCAGGCAACGCGCGGATCTACGGCAGCGAGGGCTGGATCGACGTCCCGCCGCGCTTCCACCACCCCGACCGCCTCGTGCTGCACCGATTCGGCAGCGACCCCGTCGAGGAGGTGCTGCCGCCGCGCGGCGCCGGCTACGCGCACGAGTTCGACGAGGTCGCCACGCGGATCCGCGCCGGCCACACCGAGTCCGCCGTGATGTCGCTGGCCGACACCCTCGTGGTGCAGCGGATGCTCCAGGACGCCGCCGACCAGCTCGGGGTCGCGCTCGTCGACGCGGACGGTGAGCTCTGATGGCCCTGCCGCTCGGGGCGCCGATCGCGCCGATGCTCGCCAAGAGCGTCGCGGCCGTGCCGGCCGCCGACGCCGCGGGCGGCCCGTACTCCTACGAGCCCAAGTGGGACGGGTTCCGGGCGATCGTGCTGGTGGACGACGGCGAGGTGGAGATCCTCTCCCGCAGCGGCAAGTCGATGACGCGCTACTTCCCCGACGTCGTCGAGGCCGCGATCGCCGAGCTGCCCGCCCGGGCGGTGGTCGACGGCGAGATCGTCCTCGCTCGCGGCTCGCGTCTCGACTTCGAGCTGCTCGGGCAGCGGATCCACCCCGCCGCGACGCGCGTGCGGATGCTGGCGGAGCACGCGCCCGCGAACCTCGTGGTGTTCGACGTGCTCGCGCTGGGGGACGACGTCGTGATGGACCGTCCGCTGAGCGAGCGGCTGGAGGTGCTCGACGGTCTGGACCTGACCGGACCCCGGGTGCACGCCACCCCGCGGACGCTCGACGCCGCCGTCGCGCAGGAGTGGCTGGGGGTGTTCGAGGGCGCCGGCCTCGACGGTGTGATGGCCAAACCGCTGGCCGACCCGTACGCCCCGGGCAAGCGCGCGATGCTCAAGATCAAGCACGCCCGGACGGCGGACGTCGTGCTGGCCGGGTACCGCGAGCACAAGGACTCGACACCGGACGAGCCGCTCGTCGGGTCGCTCCTGCTCGGTCTCTACGAGGGCGAGCAGCTCCACTTCGTCGGCGTCTCCGCGTCGTTCCCGATGGCGCGACGGGCCGAGCTGATCGAGGAGCTGGCGCCGCTCGTGGTCGACGTGACCGACCGTGAGCAGGCCGAGGCGCACCCGTGGGCGGAGTGGGCGGACCCGTCGGCGCACGCCGAGGGACGCAAACCCGGGGCCCAGTCGCGCTGGTCGGGCGGGAAGGACCTCAGCTTCACGCCGTTGCGCGTCGAGCGCGTGCTCGAGGTCGGCTACGACCACATGGAGGGTGCCCGGTTCCGGCACACCACGCAGCTCAAGCGGTGGCGCCCGGACCGCGAGCCGCGCTCGTGCACGTACGAGCAGCTCGACGAACCCGTCGGTTACGACCTCGCCGAGCTGCTGCCGGGCGCGCCGGCCGCCGACCCGACGTTCACCGGGGCGCTCGAGTGACCCGCACCATCACGCTCGCGCAGGAGCTGGAACGTCTCGACGCCTCCGGGCTGGCCCTCTGCTGGGAGGGGCTGCCGGAGGGGGAGGAGGACGCCTTTCGCGGCGGCCTCGCCGCGATGCTCGAGCTCCCGCAGCTCCTCGAGGAGGAGGTGCTCATCGTTCCGGGGGCGCTGATGAACGCCACCTACGGACTTACGGGCGACAACGCCTACCCGGCGTCGCTGCGCATCGCCGTCGTCGAGGTTCCCTCGCAGGTGCGCGCGCTCGTGCCGGTCCTCACGCCCCGGGGCCTGCGCTTCTTCGACAACCTCGTGACGAACGACGCGCGCGAGCAGCACCGGATCGACGGCGGGCCGAGCGGCGGCTGATCGCTCCGGACGAGGCCCTGCCGCGATCGGGGTCGGCCCGTCCGCGGCAGGGGGTGGGTGGGGCCGCGCGGGTGCGCGGCCGTGGGGGCGTGTCAGCCCTGGAGGGCTGCCTTGAGCTCGCGCAGCAACCACTCGACCTCGTCGCGGCTGATGACGAGCGGCGGAGCGAGGCGCAGCGTGCGGGTGTGCGTGTCCTTGGCGAGGATCCCGCGATCGAGCAGGCGCAGGGCGACGTCACGCGCGGTCCCCACCTCGGGGTCGATGTCCACGCCGGCCCACAGACCGCGCCCGCGGACCGCCGTCACGCCCGAGCCGATCAGCCCGGTCAGGCCCGCGTGCAGCCGTGCCCCCAGCACGGCCGAACGCTCCTGGTACTCACCGGTGCGCAGCAGGCGGACGACGGCGGTCGCCACGGCGGCCGCGAGCGGGTTGCCCCCGAAGGTGGAGCCGTGGGTGCCGGGCGTGAGCACGCCGAGCACGTCGGCGTTGCCGGCGACGGCGGAGACCGGCACGATGCCGCCGCCCAGCGCCTTGCCGAGCAGGTAGAGGTCGGGCTCCACGCCGTCGTGCTCGATCGCGAACGTGGTGCCGGTGCGGCCGAGGCCGGACTGGATCTCGTCGGCGATGAGGAGCACGCCGCGCTCGGCGGTCAGCGCCCGCACGCGCGGGAAGTAGTCGGCGGGGGGCACGACGACGCCGGCCTCGCCCTGGATCGACTCCAGCAGCACCGCGGCCGTGTTCTCCGTGATCGCCGAGGCGAGCGCGTCGGCGTCGCCGTAGGGCACGGTGACGAAGCCGGGGGTGTACGGGCCGAACCCGTCGCGCGCGACGGCGTCGTCGGAGAAGCTGACGATCGTCGTGGTGCGGCCGTGGAAGTTGCCGCCGGCCACGATGATCTCCGGCACGGCGATGCCGCGGACGTCGTGGGCGTACTTGCGCGCCACCTTGATCGCCGTCTCCACGGCCTCGGCGCCGGTGTTCATCGGCACCACCATGTCCTTGCCCGCGAGCGCGGCGAGCTCGGTGACGAACTCGGCCATCCGGTCGTGGTGGAAGGCGCGGGAGGTCAGCGTGAGGCGGTCCAGCTGCTCGTGCGCCGCGGCCAGCAGCTCGGGGTGACCGTGACCGAAGTTCACCGCGGAGTACGCGGCGAGGCAGTCGAGGTAGCGCTTGCCGTCGACGTCCGTCACCCAGGCGCCCTCACCGCGCGCGATCACGACGTCGAGCGGGTGGTAGTTGTGCGCGGCGTGCGCCTCGATGTCGGCGATCTGCTCGGCGGCGGTGCCGGCAGCGGTGCCGGTGGTGGTCTCGACGGCGGTCACGGGGGACTCCTCAGCTCTGGACGGGCGCGGGGCGCAGCTCGAGGGTGCAGCACTTGATGCCGCCGCCACCCTTGAGGAGCTCGGACAGGTCGACCGGCACCGGGTGGTAGCCGGCCGCGGCGAGGTCGGCGATGAACTGCGTCGCCTGGGCGGCGACCACGACGTTGCGGCCGTCGGAGACGGCGTTGAGCCCGAACACGCTCGCGTCCTCGAGGCTGACGTGGATCGCATCCGGATACAGCTCCTGGAGGCGCTCGTGCGCGGCGAGGGAGAAGGCCTGCGGCAGGTAGGCGATGTTCTCGTCGTCGAGCACGGCGAGCGCCGTGTCGATGTGGTAGAAGCTCGGGTCGACCAGCTCGAGCGTGACGACCTCGAGGCCGGTCGCACCGGCGAGCTCGACGTGCGAGGCGGGGTCGGAGCGGAAGCCGGTGCCGGCGAGCATCCTGCGGCCGACGGTGAGGAAGTCGCCCTCGCCCTCGTTGGTGGCGACGGCGTCGGTCACCTCGATCCCGTCGGCGCGCAGCCACGCGGCGTAGAGCGCGGCCTCGTCGGTGCGCTGGGCGTAGCGGAAGTTCACGGCGAGGGCGCGGCCGTCGACGACGGTCGCGCCGTTGGCGGCGAACACCATGTCGGGCAGGCCCGGGGCGCCCTCGATGACCTCGACGTCGTGGCCCAGGTCGAGGTAGGTGCGGCGGAGGTTCTCCCACTGCTGCATCACCAGGTCGTGGTCGACCGGCACCTCGGGGTGCATCCACGGGTTGATCGTGTAGACGACGTCGAAGTGGGTCGGGCGGCACATGAGGTAGCGCCGCTTCGTGGCCGTGCGGATGGTCACGGGCGGGGCGGCGACGACGTCGGGGACGTCGGTGGTGTGCGTGCTCAATGGTCTCCCTCGCTGCGATCACCGGTAGGCCTCTACGGTCGCACCCCGGGGCGGGCGCGGCAATCGGCCACGCTTGCGTGTCGGCGCAACGGATCGACGCTCGGTCGGGGTGAGGCGACGATTCGTTGCGGATGTGTGACCCAGCCCGGCTAGCCTCGTGGCATGGACTCCCTCGACCAGCAGATCCTCGCCGAGCTGACCGCCGACGGGCGGGCCACCTACGCCACGATCGGCGGCGTCGTCGGGCTGTCGGCGCCGGCCGTGAAGCGACGGGTGGACCGCCTGCTCGACGACGGCGTGATCGACCACTTCACCGCCGTCGTGGACCCCGCGGCGCTGGGGTGGGGGATCGAGGCGCTGATCGACGTCTACTGCCAGGGGCGCATCGCGCCGGCGGACCTGCGCTCCGCGTGGGAGCCGATCCCCGAGATCGTGCAGGCGAGCACCGTGGCCGGGAGCGCCGACGCGGTGCTGCGGGTGCGGGCGCGCGACGTCGCGCACCTCGAGGAGACGCTGGAGAACATCCGGGACTCGGCCGACATCGAGCGGACCGAGTCGACGATCGTGCTGTCCCGCCTCATCGAGCGCGGCTAGGCGCTCGTCGCGGGAACGACGCCGAGGGCGACCCTTCCGCCGTCGCGACGATGCCTGTGGCATCGCCCCCGGTGCGGATGGATCGCCCTCGGTCAGTGCTGGTGGAGCTGGCGGAGCTGGGTTCGTCAGATCCCGTAGTTGTGCGGCTGGTCGGTGGCGTCGGCGACCGGAGTCACCGGGGCGACCGGCTCGGCAGCGGCCTCGGCCGGCTTGGCCTCGCCGCGGACGACGGCGACCGTCACCGAGGACACCATCGCCGCGATCGCGCCGACGGCGACGAGCACGGGGGCGAACACGGCCGCCACGGTCGTGACGGCGAGTCCGGCGTTGAGCGGCACCTCGAGCAGCGTGCGGCCGTCGTCGTTCTTGATGATGACGCGGCGGACGTTGCCCTCGGCGAAGAGCTCCTTCACCTTGGCGAGCAGGTTCTCGCCCGACACCTTGAACTCCTCGGTGCGGGTGCGGCCCTCACCGGCGGCGGGGGCGTCGTGCAGCGGGTTCGTCTGGTCCTCGGTCATGGTGCTGGCTCCGTTCCCGGCGCGACCACCGCGCCGATCTGTCTCCATCCTGCGCCCCGGGGCCCCGGCGCGGGTATCCGGATGTTCCCTGATTCCGACCCTGGTTCCTGCCTACGCCCGGGGTCGGACCCCTTAGCGCTCCCAGGTGAGGATATCCAGCAGCCGAAGGTCAGACACGCGGCCAAGACGCTCGGCAACCTCGCGAACGTGCGGGCCATTCACAGGGTCTTCGTCGTTGTGCGCCCGGCTCGTGAGGTTGTCCCGGAGCGACGTCAGGGCACCGCTGTCGGTGGCCGAGGTCAGGTCCTCGGCGATGGCAAGCCACGTCCGGCGACGCCAGTTCTCCCGGCCGGGGAGGCGGCCCGCGTCGGCGAGCGCCCTCTGGTGCGTCCGGTAGATCGCCTTCAAGCGGGAGTCGAGGATCGGGAACACGGTTGGACGGACCAGGTGCAACACCTTGTGGACCTTCGCAAACGAGACTCCCTTGGGGCTGGCGCTGACGAAGTGCGAGTAGGCGCTGTCGGCGGCCTCCCACGCACTCTCATTCGACAACAGCTGGCGGAGATCATCGAGCCGTGCGACCTCGCTCAGGTCGAGCGACCGTCCGTGCTCGACGAACCAGGCTTGCTCGGCGCGCGTGATCCGAGAAGCGAGGGCTCGGGTGCGACGGATGAGATCGTCTGTGATCCCTTGGCTCGGGAGACCGGGCGACTCGTCGTACTTCTTCAGGGTGCGCACGTAGTAGGCCAACGCCCGCTCGACGCACCATTCCTGCGATCTTTTCGTACCGGCGATGATGAGGTCCGGGCCGCTGGCGACCGATTGTGCGGAATTCATGGTCACGACGTTATCGGGCCGGTTCTCTTCGCGCAGCCGGAGCCGATGTCACATTCTGGGGCTCGGGTCGAGGGCACGCCAGTCGGGTTCGCAGAGCAGTGACGTCCCTCTCTCCCCGAGTGTCGACGTCAATGACCAGGCCAGATAGCTGGAGGCGATCGCGTTGTGCGCGGGATCATCCGTGTGCACGATTTCGCTGCGCGACCCGCGGTGGTGGGATGGCGCAGCTCCGCCGTGCGGCCAAGTCTCCACCTCGTCGGGGAATCTGAGGTGGAGGGCGTACGCGTCGCTGCCTCGCAGTTCGCCAAGCCACTCCGCGAGCCCGGTGACGGTGACGGCGGCCAGCTCTGTGAGGCGTGCACGGGTGTTTGGCGACACCCTCGGAGTGGGAGTCGTGAGGGTCTGATGGGTGACTCGGCCGTCGTCCAGAAGATCGATGTTGATCGCGACCTCGACATCGTCGACGCGGTCGCTGCGCCCGAGGGTCCAGGCATGAGCGGTGCGAACGGGCGTCATACCGCGAAGTGTGCTCGGCGTGGATGGGGCAGGAGCTCATCGACCCGGTCGGCTGCACGCTCGACCAGGTCGAGCACCTCAGCCTTGCTCAGGGAGGCTGGGGAACTGGGTTCGAGTCGGGGCCAGGCCCGTAGGTCGATGATCACACCGGCCTCGTCGAACGCCCGCAGCCTGTGGTCGGCCCCGCGCCAGGCGACGCCCTTGGGGTGGCTGCCGGACAAATAATGGGATCTCAGGTGCGCCTCGGAGCCGTCGAAATCCGAGATTCCATCGCGCAGCGGCAGTCTCATCCCGCGCCCCTCCGCGATGAGATGAGGCCCGGAGTCGGAGGTCGGCACAAAGGCGACGAACACCATGCCGTAGGCCATCGGCAGGTAACGGAGACGTACGCCGTGCAGCGAAGGGTCCAGCCCGATTACTGGCGCGCTCTCGAAAGCCTCCAGCTCTACAGGAGTCAGAGGCGCGACTCCCGGGAAAGTGACCGCGCCGATGTCATCGAGGTGACCGCCGATCAGCACGACGCCACCCCCTGCGTTGACGATTCTGCCGACGATCTCGGCAAACTCCCTCGGGTTCGGCACGTGCTCGACCAGAGACAAACGGGGCGCCCGCGGCAGGTTTCGTCGGCTGAGGAGGTCGAGAAGCCAGGGGGTGACCGGTCCGGCGGACGCTCCTGCCATGCGGTGCAGCGATGTGAACACTGGGCTGGTTCAGTCCTTCTTGGCCCGGCTCGGCTGCACCCGCAGCGGCTCGCCCGGCATCTTGGGGTACTCGGGCGGGTAGGGCGCCTCACCGAGGCCGTGGTCGCGCTCGTCGCGGTCGGCCCACTCCAGCAGGGTCTCGAGGCCGCCGACGGTCCCGTCGGCGATCCCCTCGGCAGAGGCGTTGGCCCCCGCGAACAGGTCGCCGACCTCCGCGAACCGGGCCGGCATGCTGCGCACGGTGAAGTCGTCGGGGTGGACGTCGGCCACCTCCTCCCAGCGCAGCGGCGCGGACACGGTGGCGCGCGCGTTCGCGCGGATCGAGTACGCCGAGGCGATGGTGCGGTCACGAGCCATCTGGTTGTAGTCGATGAAGACCTTCTCCCCGCGCTCCTCCTTCCACCACTTCGTGGTGACCGCGCCGGGCGCCCGGCGCTCGATCTCGCGGGCCAGCGCGATGGTGGCGCGGCGCGCGGGGATGAACTCCCACTCCGCGCGGATCGGCGCGAACAGGTGCAGCCCGCGGCCGCCCGAGGTCTTGGGGACGAGCGTCAGCCCGGCCTCGGCCGCGACCTCGCGCACGAGCGGGGCGATCGCGGCGGCGTCGTCGTAGTCCGTGCCGGGCTGCGGGTCGAGGTCGATGCGCAGCTGGTCGGGGCGGTCGACGCCGCCGGTGGCCACGCCGTCGACGTCGCTCTCCCCGCGCCGCACGGGCCACGGGTGGAAGGTCAGGGTGTTCTGCTGCACCGCCCAGACGACGACGGCGAGCTCGGTCGGGCAGACCTCGTCGGCGAAGCGGCCGCTCGGGAACGCGATCCGCACGCTCTCCACCCACTCGGGTGCGCCCTTGGGCACGCGCTTGGAGTAGAAGCCGTCGCCCTGCACGCCGGTCCGCGTCGTCAGGGCCATGCCCTCGCGGAAGCCGCCGGGCCAGCGCTCGAGCGCCGTCGGCCGCTCCGCGAGCGCGGCGAGGATCCCGTCGCCCACGGAGATCACGTACTCCGCGACCTCCAGCTTGGTGATCCCGGAGGCGAACACGACCTTCGTCGGCGAGCTCACGCGCACGGCGCGACCACGGACGTCCAGCTCAACTGCATCGGAGGCGGCCATGGCGGTCAGCCTACGCACGCGCCCCGCGCAGGGGGAGGCTGCCGCTCCCGCTCCTGCTGCGGGTACCGGGAGTCGTGATCGTCGCGGACGTCGGGCTTGCACCGCGCCCGTCGGCGCAGTTCGATCAGGGGTGGGGTGGTCCGGGTGCGCCCCCATCGCACCCGGACCGCCTCGCCTACGCTGGGTCGTCGTGGAACGTGTCGAGATCGCGGTCGTCGGTGGCGGGGTCATGGGGGCGGCGACGGCGTGGCAGCTCGCCCGCCGCGGCGCGGACGTCCTGCTGCTGGAGCGGTTCGAGCCCGGGCACCACGAGGGTGCCTCGCACGGCGCGACTCGCAACTACAACACCGCCTACTCCTCCGAGCACTACCTCGACCTCGTGCTGCGCGCCCGCACGCTGTGGGACGAGCTCGCGTCCGAGGCCGGCACCCGGGTGCTCGACGACGTCGGGCTCCTCAACCACGGGGGCGGCGAGGCGCGCTGGGGCGGGGTCCGCACCGCCCTGCACGCCCGCGGCCTGGCGGCCGACTGGCTCAGCGCCCCCGAGGCGCAGGAGCGCTGGCCCGCGCTCCGGTTCCGCCCCTGCGGCACGGCCGGCCGCGACGTGCTCCTGGTCCCGTCGGGCGCCCGGGTGCGGGCGGCCGTCGCCTGGCGGGCGCTGCACGACGGCGTCGCCCGCCACGGTGGCCGGGTCCGGACCGGCGCCCGCGCCGTCGCCCTCGTGCCGCAGCGCCGCGGGGGCGTGCGCATCGAGCTCCAGGGCGGTGACGACGTCGTCGCCGGCACCGTCGTCGTCACGGTGGGTGCCTGGACGGCGGGGCTGGTGGGCGAGCTCGTCCCGCTGCCCGACCTCGTGGTCACGCAGGAGCAGCCCGCGCACTTCGCCCCCGTGCTGGCGGCGGCCGAGGGCATCCCCGGCTTCAACCACGCCGCCGACCCCGACCGGCCCGAGGACGCCTTCTTCCGCTCGGACTTCTACGGCATGGCGACCCCGGGTGAGGGGGTGAAGGCGGGCTGGCACGGCACGGGCGCCGTCGTCGACCCCGACGCCCGGACGTACGCCGCCGAACCCGTGCAGCTCGCCGACCTCCGGCGCTACGCCGAGCTCTGGCTGCCCGGCGTCGACCCGGAGGCGGCGACGCCCATCAGCTGCACGTACACCTCGACGGCGACGACCGACTTCGTGCTGGACCGGCACGGCGACCTCGTCGTCGGCGCAGGCTTCTCGG
This window harbors:
- a CDS encoding DNA polymerase domain-containing protein, whose protein sequence is MAASDAVELDVRGRAVRVSSPTKVVFASGITKLEVAEYVISVGDGILAALAERPTALERWPGGFREGMALTTRTGVQGDGFYSKRVPKGAPEWVESVRIAFPSGRFADEVCPTELAVVVWAVQQNTLTFHPWPVRRGESDVDGVATGGVDRPDQLRIDLDPQPGTDYDDAAAIAPLVREVAAEAGLTLVPKTSGGRGLHLFAPIRAEWEFIPARRATIALAREIERRAPGAVTTKWWKEERGEKVFIDYNQMARDRTIASAYSIRANARATVSAPLRWEEVADVHPDDFTVRSMPARFAEVGDLFAGANASAEGIADGTVGGLETLLEWADRDERDHGLGEAPYPPEYPKMPGEPLRVQPSRAKKD
- a CDS encoding FAD-dependent oxidoreductase; translated protein: MERVEIAVVGGGVMGAATAWQLARRGADVLLLERFEPGHHEGASHGATRNYNTAYSSEHYLDLVLRARTLWDELASEAGTRVLDDVGLLNHGGGEARWGGVRTALHARGLAADWLSAPEAQERWPALRFRPCGTAGRDVLLVPSGARVRAAVAWRALHDGVARHGGRVRTGARAVALVPQRRGGVRIELQGGDDVVAGTVVVTVGAWTAGLVGELVPLPDLVVTQEQPAHFAPVLAAAEGIPGFNHAADPDRPEDAFFRSDFYGMATPGEGVKAGWHGTGAVVDPDARTYAAEPVQLADLRRYAELWLPGVDPEAATPISCTYTSTATTDFVLDRHGDLVVGAGFSGHGYKFAPAIGEVLARLALGGGAPEARAAAPFRIGDGRRAGAGRAGGFGT